The genomic interval GATGCGACGATCAAATCGTGTAACGTGTGCAGGCGCACGCGTGCCTCACCGACggggctcgccggcgagccTTCGACGACGAGCGGGCGGCGAGCTACTGCGCCGCGTGCCACGACAGGTTCAGGCACCGCGCGGagaggaggacgccgccggcgacgacggcgacgacgacgtccacaggcggcgcgcggcacgggaagtatcgcggcggcggcggcggaggcggggggaggaggacgccCGTCGCGGCGCAGGCGCTGCGGGAGGTGCAGAACCGGCTCCGGGACGAGTGCCGCGTCATCGACAGCTGCCTCAAGGccaacggcagcggcggcggcggcggtggcgcgcggcggcgccagtCGTTCCCGCTCTTCGACCCCTCCGACCGGCTGCGGTTCCCCGGCTACCCGCacacccgcccgccgccgttcgccgcggAGTTCTGCCGGTTCGAGGAGAACCTCGCCGCCGATCGGAACCAGAGATGGTGCGGCACGGGCGCCGGCGAGTCGCCGGTGTATCAGATCAGAACCGCGCCGGAGCGCGCCGCAAGAACAAAGCGTCATTGGTGACGGACGAACCAAGGTTGTCAAGATCGGGATACTAAGTAGTATCGATTTGCTTATCGTATCGTATGATCGTATCAtagtatcgggatactatgagattttcttttttttaaagtttaattaatatttatattaattatatgtagccattctatataaaaaatgtagTAATGATATATTTCATGCAAATAGAGGCATTTATTAAGAGAAACCACGTTGGTTtggatatatttaactgatttttatataaatttgagcatatttatttacattattttcataCCATGTTAttctaaataatattttgtagtatcgtagggatcgtagaatcgggataccacctaagatttcgtaggatcgtgTACTAATGAATAGTAGAATCAAGATCctatgaaaattaggatactaagtgggatcggtatcgttttggcttggtaggatcgtagtatcgtaagatactgGGATACGTGTAGGGATACTGACAACCTTGGGACGAACTCCTAGTGACATTGCAGATTTAGCTTCCATTCTCTCTCTCAAAGAATCATTTATATTGGTTAGCTTTCTTTAGTTCATTTTATGgcaacaagaaaaggaaaacagtGAAGCATTTGCAAGTGTTTTGCAAAAACCGTTTTCTAGTATTCCCATGATTTTGGGTGCAAATGTTATTAAAAATGACAACTCTATGATTAAGACatccgttttctccaagatttGTTCAGGGCAGTTGTCAATAGAATTATCAATCGCATTCCTATGCAGAACAAACACGACCGGAGAATTCGTATCTTGCAGTCAtaccaaaataaatgcaatttTTCTGTAAAGGTACATAAGATTACGGAGAGTTAATAGTCACTCACTGGTGACAGCAGTTGCTACACTCTTTTAACAGGTGACAAAATTGCTCCGCAGAACATACTcatgttacaaaaaaaaaacatccaacgCAGAAGCACGGATGTTCGTCTGTCGATTTCTTGTATTGCTGTAGATGCTTGGAGGTCCAGGTGCAAAACTCATTTTTCGACTGCTTTATAGTCTGGGATTTTTAGAATGCCACGATCAACCAGCGGCTGCAGCTCAGCTTTTGCAAGATCCCTTACCTTGGAATCTGGCGATTCAAGGAATGCTGCGACCACCTTGGAACTGAATAAAAATATCAAGAAATCAAAACCAAAATGTTCATCAGGCAGAACAAGCAAGCTGAGAGAATATCAGAAATTTACAGTATGCATGGTAAATTAGACAATGCCACCGGAATATGACCTAAAGGGACTGATGTCAAATTCCAATCAACGATTGAATTTTATAAATATCTGATGAATAGAACATATCTATATGTGACTCCTGGAAAACATGAGAAGAGGCGAGAGGGTCATATCAATAAAAATCGAGGTACCTGTGCCCATCAGCCCATGTCTTGCATTTGCCTTCAAGAGCCTTTTTCCATAGGATGGCAGCAAATGCTGGAGATTCAAGTATAAGTCTTCTAATTAGACGGCTGGAATGATAGTTATCAAAGGCATGTTCAGTATCTTCTGTCTTCGGACGTGCTGCATCAGAAGCTATTGCATTGTGCAAGCTGTATATCCTGTCAGTGATGCCCTCCAGAATATTATCTTCTCCACCAACCGCAACCTTCAGATTTGCAAATGTCAACATATCAGAGTGACACCAGTGGCACTTATGAAACATTATTTATACAATGACAACAATCAAGCACCGCAGATTGGCAAAGACATGTTGCTTCAATATTCCAGATTATGACTGTGTATCGTATTTCACTAACTCGTTTGTGCCTGATATACTACAAAAGGGTATTCTTGGTGCAACTTATTCAAATCATGATTTCCCTGATACATGATTCAGTAAACATGTGACCGATATTCACGGAAAGAAGAGTACCAGCCAAAGATCATGCCATGCCAATGAGGTTATGACATGAAAAATTGTTAGCATATAATAAAAAGCAGGTTTCACCATCTGCAAGGACAAAAGTAGTTCACCTCATGCAATACATCTTTGCCAAAATTTGTTCGAAGTAACTCCCCGACATTCTCAATGAGAGTCTGGATGAGCACCTGAGAAAAGATCAGGAAGGTCTGCATTATATTAAATCCACATAAAGCATATTCAATACTTTGAGTCACAAGTAGCTCTATGCTGCCACGATGGCATCTAGATATTATGTCCAATAATCACAAAAAGAAAGGCCTATGAGCAAGGCTAGTAAATTCATCACGATTAACTTATGTTAGTTGTCACGTCAGCACTAATTGGGCAAAATAGTGGGCACACAAGAAAATACAGTAGACCCTTATTGTAAGTGTTGTTTTCCAGTTACATACTTGAAACCTTGCATAGGAAAATCCTAATGGACCATTTTGCCATCATTTATATAATAATATTCGTGAGCACACAAAATGCTGTGCATGTTGGTATTATGGGGTTTAGGACATGATGGGCATGTAGCTATACATACTGCGACTGGCTACTGCTATGCAACTAAACGAGCACCAAAGAAATCATATCGTACCCTACTGCAGTAATCAATGTGAAAAGGTGCATCCTTTTAACACTGTATTTGAAAAAACATAGCACTGAATAAATGTCACCTCAGCAAGTTCACTTTTGATCAACAATTCATGTCGCCGTTGAAATGGGTCCTTTTTGCTGTCAGACGCACTCTGCATGCTTTCTGAACCATCTTGCTCCTTATTGGTTGCAGCATCGACCTTATTCTCTGTCTGCATGCCTTCTGAACCATCTTGCTCCTTATTAGTTGCAACATCCACCTTATTCTCTGGGATATCTTCTGCAGCACTCTCGGAAGCTTCATCCTAACCAAAAGTGGAATATTTATAACACAGCACTTCACTATGTTCTCCTTAAAATACTAAACAGAATAGCTAGCTTGCCTTTGAAATAAGAGAAGGCACACGATAGTTCAGACAAGCCAGATCAGCTGGAGGCAGATAGCGTGAACAATTAGGGTGAAGTAGTTGCAGCAATGGACGTCTTCCATTCTGTACCAACAAGAAGCTTCATTACTATTAGTGCATTGtggatttattttgaaaaatatcaGAAGCTCAGTTTTCCTTTTCACCTTGTCAAAAATAAGTTGCTTCAAATGTTTGGCAAGCTCTTGAATTACGATCTATCAAATCAAAGAAAAGTGTTATATAAATGCTCCATACGATATTTATCACAGCACAATACTCAGAACAGGTGCATAGAAGACTGGAGCTAGCTAACCTTGGTAACAAGCTTTGTGTCATCAACAATGGAAAGAATGGCAACAAGTAACTGAAAGGGAAAAGATGACATATCAGTAGAGCATAAATCATTTGAGCACAAAATAAACTGAAATCTTCAGTAGCAAAAAAGTTCTTTCACATATAACAGTTTTATTCATAATGTTGTTTTCACAATGCGGTAACTGCAAATGTAAACACTGGCATACTTACAATGCAACCATAATCACTAAGAGCAAGCTTCATAATGTGccccttcaaacttttaatgATCTTCTTCCTATCCTGAAGTTCAACACAATGTTAACGGAATCTTACATGGAAACCGAATGCATTTTAATTATGAGGATAATCTCCACActaagaaaaaaacagaggaaggaCTATGTAATGGGTAGTCATTTGGCATGCTACTTCAGTGTCCCATAAGAAAAGGTATGGAGTCAACATAAAATAATAGtctcagagaaaaaaaatatataacctACCTTTGCACTTCCATGCTTGAGGCAACTAACTCCTATTTTTAATCCTTCTCTGGTGTTCATAATCCGAACAAGAAGTGGCTCTGTCAACCGTTTTTTCTTAGCTTTCAGTTTCTTTTGTAATTCAGGGGCAACCGATGGCTCATCTCCATCGATGGCAGATGATCCTTGTGTAAGAAGGGGGATAAATTGTCGAATCACATCAGTGGCCGAGGTCTGCAAAATCAAGCATTATAGGACAGTGTTATAAAGACAAACCAAAAGGAAAGGATATGCCAACAAAGGCATGTTTAGACTGTAGATAGGCTACACAATAAATGGATAGCATTACCTTGTCAGCGATTGTAAAATACTCCAATACAGCCGTGTGCACTATAGGATATTCAACGATACCTTTCTCCAAGATCGGATAAATCATGGTAGTCATATGCTGCAGTACAGATGATTTTTGTAATCCAAGGTTGGAAATTGTCTCTAACAAACTGAAAAAAAGAGTTTAAGTTAGCAAATTGCAGTAGCTTGTTACTGCAGACAGTTGTTTGATCCATAGTGAAAACAAATCTTTTTTCAGAAAGCAT from Oryza glaberrima chromosome 3, OglaRS2, whole genome shotgun sequence carries:
- the LOC127768177 gene encoding pumilio homolog 24 gives rise to the protein MAGGGDLQSPKKRKRDAARKPKTLAKGGDDGKKWKRPSDANMAQGGGGGEVKVKKEPVTAKEKRLAAKEMAESRKKKRKRNYSLEKELTVLWEKMRCHNVSSTERSKLVSEALRKMDGKYSEIAGSHVTARVLQTCVKLCSQSERDAIFEALQPDLLTLSLKKYAVFLVKKLIKRATKKQFEWFISSLHGRVAKLLRHTIGASVVDFAYQLAMPPQKRRLLLELYSTELQLFTDLAGQKTHSLLETISNLGLQKSSVLQHMTTMIYPILEKGIVEYPIVHTAVLEYFTIADKTSATDVIRQFIPLLTQGSSAIDGDEPSVAPELQKKLKAKKKRLTEPLLVRIMNTREGLKIGVSCLKHGSAKDRKKIIKSLKGHIMKLALSDYGCILLVAILSIVDDTKLVTKIVIQELAKHLKQLIFDKNGRRPLLQLLHPNCSRYLPPADLACLNYRVPSLISKDEASESAAEDIPENKVDVATNKEQDGSEGMQTENKVDAATNKEQDGSESMQSASDSKKDPFQRRHELLIKSELAEVLIQTLIENVGELLRTNFGKDVLHEVAVGGEDNILEGITDRIYSLHNAIASDAARPKTEDTEHAFDNYHSSRLIRRLILESPAFAAILWKKALEGKCKTWADGHSSKVVAAFLESPDSKVRDLAKAELQPLVDRGILKIPDYKAVEK
- the LOC127768193 gene encoding uncharacterized protein LOC127768193; translated protein: MAMADGGGGSKAQAVREVCAASAAFSACPHRRRQRSPPFVDWYLVLAVADAASEDAVRRRYRQLALQLHPDKNTHAKAEVAFKIVSEAHACLTDGARRRAFDDERAASYCAACHDRFRHRAERRTPPATTATTTSTGGARHGKYRGGGGGGGGRRTPVAAQALREVQNRLRDECRVIDSCLKANGSGGGGGGARRRQSFPLFDPSDRLRFPGYPHTRPPPFAAEFCRFEENLAADRNQRWCGTGAGESPVYQIRTAPERAARTKRHW